A part of Halomarina litorea genomic DNA contains:
- a CDS encoding winged helix-turn-helix transcriptional regulator: MTDTPERPTSDQLTAADVQCYCPVGGVIDLLGRKYAIQVVCVVGAMQPARYTEIEAAFGEVSSSTLSTRLSELTEAGLLDREQRNTIPPEVQYRLTTDGAELCAVLEPLLQWVESRDPSG; this comes from the coding sequence ATGACCGATACCCCCGAACGACCGACCTCCGACCAGCTGACCGCGGCCGACGTCCAGTGTTACTGCCCCGTTGGAGGGGTCATCGACCTCCTCGGACGAAAGTACGCGATACAGGTCGTCTGTGTGGTCGGCGCGATGCAACCAGCGAGATACACGGAGATCGAAGCCGCGTTTGGAGAGGTGAGCAGTTCGACGCTCTCGACGCGTCTGAGCGAACTCACAGAAGCCGGCCTCCTCGACCGAGAGCAACGCAATACGATTCCACCAGAAGTTCAGTATCGGCTAACGACCGACGGGGCGGAGCTCTGTGCGGTCTTGGAGCCATTGCTTCAGTGGGTCGAATCCCGCGACCCATCGGGATAA
- a CDS encoding DUF7558 family protein, whose translation MRRIRGRAALTRFRVDLGHLEGTLHRCVRCSPGGLTTYWTRDLDEHLVRDATSQ comes from the coding sequence ATGAGACGAATTCGAGGTCGCGCTGCGCTTACGAGATTTCGTGTGGATCTCGGGCATCTCGAGGGGACACTACACCGCTGTGTCCGCTGTAGTCCTGGCGGGCTCACAACGTACTGGACGCGCGACCTCGACGAACATCTTGTTCGTGACGCCACGTCGCAGTAG
- a CDS encoding ribbon-helix-helix domain-containing protein: protein MSASDKPRRVHFQSPEYLVERLDAIAELFDKDRTDVLVEAIREYIEETADSETFQELVATKYYDDQLEFETVKQLVGAETAQRLRLLKADLEGEPFDLDAPADVNIYGDDATTVDTADDDER, encoded by the coding sequence ATGAGCGCGAGTGACAAGCCCCGACGGGTCCACTTCCAGTCCCCGGAGTATCTCGTCGAGCGTCTCGACGCGATCGCGGAGCTCTTCGACAAAGATCGGACCGATGTCCTCGTCGAGGCGATCCGCGAGTACATCGAAGAGACTGCCGACAGCGAGACGTTCCAGGAGCTGGTGGCGACGAAATACTACGACGACCAACTCGAGTTCGAGACGGTCAAGCAGCTGGTCGGCGCCGAGACCGCCCAACGGCTTCGGCTCCTCAAAGCGGATCTCGAGGGTGAACCGTTTGATCTCGATGCGCCTGCTGACGTCAACATCTACGGCGACGACGCGACGACGGTGGATACCGCGGACGACGACGAGCGATGA
- a CDS encoding ribbon-helix-helix domain-containing protein has translation MTYASVSVKFPVELDTEIGRFLDETGIYTNKSEFIKEACRAHLRDLNDDTAIAALRLEQLLAQAEQSRESDSEIDAELAALGENIDSDDLERAVEEAREETSDQVYGSDV, from the coding sequence ATGACATACGCGAGTGTCAGCGTCAAGTTTCCAGTCGAGCTTGACACCGAAATCGGGCGGTTCCTCGATGAAACGGGAATCTACACGAACAAGAGCGAGTTCATCAAGGAGGCCTGCCGCGCCCACCTCCGAGACCTCAACGACGACACGGCAATCGCTGCGCTTCGGCTGGAGCAGCTACTCGCGCAGGCAGAACAGAGCCGCGAGTCCGATAGTGAGATCGACGCCGAGCTCGCGGCGCTCGGGGAGAACATCGATTCGGACGACCTCGAACGAGCTGTCGAAGAAGCACGTGAGGAAACCTCCGATCAAGTGTACGGGTCGGATGTGTGA
- a CDS encoding UPF0175 family protein has protein sequence MATDRRRNAVEDRQELATTIGLYVLGEISLGKAAERTGVTRWEMEEILQEAGVELQLGPQSMDDLDDEVDAALDLE, from the coding sequence ATGGCTACTGATCGCCGCCGTAACGCCGTTGAGGACAGACAGGAGCTCGCGACCACGATCGGGCTCTACGTCCTTGGCGAGATTTCGCTCGGCAAGGCCGCCGAGCGGACCGGCGTGACTCGCTGGGAGATGGAAGAAATCCTCCAGGAAGCCGGTGTTGAGCTTCAGCTCGGCCCGCAATCCATGGACGACCTCGACGATGAAGTCGACGCGGCGCTCGACCTTGAATGA
- a CDS encoding CBS domain-containing protein has translation MDISEILSTKFTEFDIGTPLSKVTGAFKNQELDAVVVTDGDEYRGVVSRRQLASSSNQPSAKVGSQAQHVPTVERTEDVREVARLMIGSDAKTLPVLDDNRPVGVVTADAVLEAVRPFLDAVTVEDAYSSTLVSASPETTIGKALNMLRESGIAHLPVIDGDDLVGMVSLYDVIEFTTRGGSKSQGGSSGSVSGRGRAGGSHGGFGAREGDSDRMLDLPVRNLMSDAVVTVRQSAPLDEVVEAMFEHEISSLVVTADETDDPVGIITKTDVIGALTWERDDRNAVQVFGLDLLEGMDYDDVSALIESVTSKYGEMSIIKASIELQEHTEQSRGVPLVLARIRLVTDRGYFTAEGEGYGATHALRLAANTIERQLLKGKTYGQSKKQSDAEAQEHLYGWWLGG, from the coding sequence ATGGATATCTCCGAGATCCTCTCCACAAAGTTCACCGAGTTCGATATTGGGACGCCGCTCTCGAAGGTCACCGGCGCATTCAAGAATCAAGAACTCGATGCCGTCGTGGTGACTGACGGTGACGAATATCGTGGTGTCGTCAGCCGCCGACAGTTGGCTTCCTCGTCCAATCAGCCCTCTGCAAAGGTCGGCTCACAGGCCCAGCATGTCCCGACCGTCGAACGCACAGAGGACGTTCGGGAGGTCGCACGACTAATGATCGGTAGCGACGCAAAAACGCTTCCCGTGCTCGATGACAACCGCCCCGTCGGTGTGGTGACCGCAGATGCTGTTCTCGAGGCTGTCCGCCCCTTCCTCGATGCGGTGACCGTCGAAGACGCGTATTCGTCGACGCTGGTCAGCGCGAGCCCCGAAACGACAATTGGAAAAGCCCTCAACATGCTTCGGGAATCCGGTATCGCCCACCTCCCTGTTATCGACGGAGACGATCTCGTGGGGATGGTAAGCCTGTACGACGTGATCGAATTCACGACACGAGGTGGGAGCAAGAGCCAGGGTGGATCGTCGGGGAGTGTCAGTGGCCGCGGGCGCGCTGGAGGCAGTCACGGTGGATTCGGTGCCCGTGAGGGCGACTCCGACCGGATGCTCGATCTGCCGGTCCGGAATTTGATGTCCGATGCAGTGGTGACGGTTCGGCAAAGCGCCCCGCTCGATGAGGTCGTCGAAGCGATGTTCGAACATGAGATCTCATCGCTCGTCGTCACTGCCGACGAAACTGACGACCCGGTCGGAATCATCACGAAGACGGACGTCATTGGGGCGCTTACCTGGGAACGCGACGACCGGAACGCCGTGCAAGTGTTCGGACTCGACTTGCTAGAGGGAATGGACTACGACGACGTCTCCGCGTTGATCGAGAGTGTCACCTCGAAGTACGGCGAAATGAGCATCATCAAGGCCAGTATCGAACTGCAGGAGCATACGGAACAGAGCCGGGGCGTACCACTCGTACTGGCACGGATTCGGCTGGTCACCGACCGCGGCTACTTTACGGCTGAGGGCGAAGGCTACGGTGCCACGCACGCCCTCCGTCTTGCCGCGAACACAATCGAACGTCAACTCCTCAAGGGGAAGACGTACGGCCAATCGAAGAAGCAATCCGACGCAGAGGCTCAAGAGCACCTCTACGGGTGGTGGCTCGGCGGGTAA